The following coding sequences are from one Campylobacter sp. RM16187 window:
- a CDS encoding GyrI-like domain-containing protein → MQIIELKESFEICGLKIRTDNASEMSGGGKIADLWREFLNSGYNGTDEIYAVYHEYESDINGSYSLLVGTKGLPRGVYEKVSVKAGKYAVFSKEGAGERAVIELWREIWEFFENSNLKRAYATDFEKYLKDKIEIYVSIK, encoded by the coding sequence GTGCAAATCATAGAGCTAAAAGAAAGCTTTGAAATTTGCGGACTAAAAATTCGCACGGATAATGCTAGCGAGATGAGTGGGGGCGGCAAAATAGCTGATTTATGGAGAGAATTTTTAAACTCCGGCTATAACGGAACTGATGAAATTTACGCTGTTTATCATGAGTATGAAAGCGATATAAACGGCTCTTACTCTTTGCTTGTTGGCACTAAAGGCTTGCCGCGTGGAGTTTATGAAAAAGTTAGCGTAAAAGCTGGCAAATATGCCGTATTTAGCAAAGAAGGTGCAGGCGAGAGAGCGGTGATAGAGCTTTGGCGTGAAATTTGGGAGTTTTTTGAAAACTCAAATTTAAAAAGAGCCTACGCAACGGACTTTGAAAAGTATTTAAAAGACAAAATAGAAATTTATGTATCTATAAAGTAA
- the trmD gene encoding tRNA (guanosine(37)-N1)-methyltransferase TrmD, translating into MKFTFITLFENLMKPYFTDSILGRATSEELIKLEFVNPRDFSKDKHKKVDEYMIGGGAGLLMSAQPLEDAIKFVKSKNQNTHIVFLTPAAKKFNQNDAKRLAKKDHICFICGRYEGIDERIVERYVDEVFCIGDFVLTGGELVALCLSDAISRNIAGVLGNEESLSEESFEQGLLEAPAFTKPNSYENLNVVSDFLKGNHAKIRALKNDMACFKTRFFRPDLYRKYKPLMKDKR; encoded by the coding sequence ATCAAATTCACTTTTATCACGCTTTTTGAAAATTTAATGAAGCCTTACTTTACGGACTCAATTTTGGGTCGTGCAACTAGTGAAGAACTAATAAAACTAGAGTTTGTAAATCCAAGAGATTTTAGTAAAGATAAACATAAAAAAGTTGATGAGTACATGATAGGTGGCGGAGCGGGACTTCTTATGAGCGCTCAACCGCTTGAGGACGCTATAAAATTTGTAAAAAGCAAAAATCAAAATACTCATATCGTTTTTTTAACACCTGCCGCTAAGAAATTTAATCAAAACGATGCAAAAAGACTTGCCAAAAAAGACCACATTTGCTTTATTTGCGGAAGATACGAAGGTATCGATGAGCGAATTGTTGAAAGATATGTAGATGAAGTTTTTTGCATAGGTGATTTTGTGCTTACCGGCGGGGAGCTAGTAGCGCTTTGCTTGAGTGACGCTATATCTAGAAATATCGCCGGAGTTTTAGGCAATGAAGAGAGCTTAAGTGAAGAGAGTTTTGAGCAAGGGCTTTTGGAGGCACCTGCTTTTACTAAGCCAAATTCATATGAAAATTTAAATGTTGTTTCAGACTTTTTAAAGGGAAATCATGCTAAAATCAGGGCTTTAAAAAATGATATGGCGTGCTTCAAAACTAGGTTTTTCCGTCCTGATTTATACCGAAAATACAAGCCGCTGATGAAGGATAAAAGATGA
- the ffh gene encoding signal recognition particle protein — protein sequence MFEQISESFRLAVSKIRFVDDEKALKNALDVLKKALLKADVHHKVTKDLLALIEADLKQSSIGQKQFLDSIKSNLTKILTAPGNQGFVYAPVAPTVVLMAGLQGSGKTTTTVKLANYLKLRKKKVLVAACDLQRLAAVEQLRQLCEANEIELFSIENETNPIKVAKAAFEKAKSGLYDVLLVDTAGRLAIDETLMNEIKSIKSELNPHEIFYVADAMSGQDGIKSAAGFNEALGITGVVLSKFDSDSKGGVAIGIAKQLNIPLRFVGIGEKTADLESFIPDRIVSRIMGEGDLATLAEKTSAIIDEKEAKRLNKKIKKGQFNFNDFLEQMESVKKLGNMKSLIGMIPGLSGVANQIKDIDLDNSKEIIHIRAMINSMTLKERENPDLLNNSRKRRLAEGAGLSQMEVNRFLKQFTNASKIAKKFSGKDGMRGLGNLLSQAKINRPN from the coding sequence GTGTTTGAACAAATCAGTGAATCTTTTCGTTTGGCTGTTAGTAAAATCAGATTTGTTGATGATGAAAAAGCGCTAAAAAACGCGCTTGATGTACTTAAAAAAGCTCTTTTAAAAGCTGATGTTCATCATAAAGTTACCAAGGATTTATTAGCTCTTATTGAAGCTGATCTTAAGCAAAGCAGCATAGGACAAAAACAGTTTTTAGACTCGATAAAATCAAATTTGACTAAAATTTTAACAGCTCCTGGAAATCAAGGATTTGTATATGCACCTGTTGCGCCAACTGTAGTTTTGATGGCGGGACTTCAAGGTAGCGGCAAAACAACTACAACTGTAAAGCTTGCAAACTATCTAAAGCTTAGAAAAAAGAAAGTTTTAGTAGCGGCTTGTGACCTTCAAAGACTAGCAGCGGTTGAGCAGCTTCGCCAGCTTTGCGAAGCTAACGAGATAGAGCTTTTTAGTATAGAAAATGAAACAAATCCCATAAAAGTTGCTAAAGCTGCATTTGAGAAGGCAAAAAGCGGACTTTATGATGTGCTTCTTGTCGATACAGCGGGCCGTCTTGCGATAGATGAAACTTTGATGAATGAGATAAAAAGCATAAAATCAGAGCTTAATCCGCATGAAATTTTCTATGTAGCCGATGCGATGAGCGGACAAGACGGTATAAAGTCTGCCGCAGGATTTAACGAAGCTTTGGGAATTACCGGTGTTGTGTTATCTAAATTTGACTCGGACAGTAAGGGTGGCGTGGCTATAGGCATCGCAAAACAGCTGAATATCCCACTTAGATTTGTGGGAATCGGTGAAAAAACTGCCGATCTGGAGAGTTTTATACCTGATCGTATAGTAAGCAGGATCATGGGTGAAGGCGACTTAGCGACACTGGCTGAGAAGACAAGCGCTATCATCGATGAAAAAGAGGCGAAGAGACTTAATAAAAAGATAAAAAAAGGTCAGTTTAATTTTAACGACTTTTTAGAGCAGATGGAAAGCGTTAAAAAGCTTGGAAATATGAAGTCTTTAATCGGCATGATCCCAGGTCTTTCGGGTGTTGCAAACCAGATAAAAGATATAGATTTGGATAATTCAAAAGAGATAATTCATATAAGAGCGATGATAAATTCTATGACTTTAAAAGAGCGCGAAAATCCTGATTTGCTAAATAATAGCAGGAAAAGACGCTTGGCAGAAGGTGCAGGTCTTAGCCAGATGGAAGTAAATAGATTTTTAAAACAGTTTACAAACGCGTCAAAGATAGCTAAGAAATTTTCAGGAAAAGACGGCATGAGAGGGCTTGGAAATTTGCTTTCTCAAGCTAAGATAAATCGCCCTAATTAA
- the waaA gene encoding lipid IV(A) 3-deoxy-D-manno-octulosonic acid transferase, with the protein MIIIYYILALIAFLIGVLPLILASFKSKYRKSIPARFFLFNNPKFNEADIHFHACSFGEIRSIAPLLKKFESIAVSVITKTGFDEAKKITPNTRFLPFEIFIPFWLRRSKILVIFEAELWLMLVFWAKFKGSRVILINARISDRSYKRYLKFGFFYKEIFKFIDKVYAQSELDKKRLISLGARDIVVNGNIKSAFLPAVSKNYAKPNERMIVLASTHKGEEELLLNHINLSENDKLILAPRHPERFDEAGEILAKFASKHGFSFERFSKAKNFSAKCVLVDTMGELVNIYAISDIVILGGSFVPNVGGHNPIEAAQFENSIITGEFVFNQKALFEQVGDVVFAKAKDLGEMLKKELKKSKIKSLGSADEIIKDIKDSCERGKSV; encoded by the coding sequence TTGATAATAATCTATTATATTTTAGCCCTGATCGCTTTTTTGATCGGGGTTTTGCCACTTATTTTAGCCTCTTTTAAATCAAAATATCGCAAGTCGATTCCTGCTAGATTTTTTCTTTTTAATAATCCCAAATTTAATGAAGCGGACATCCATTTTCATGCTTGCTCGTTTGGCGAAATTCGCTCTATCGCGCCACTTTTAAAGAAATTTGAGAGTATCGCCGTAAGCGTGATAACAAAAACGGGATTTGACGAGGCTAAAAAGATAACGCCAAACACAAGGTTTTTGCCGTTTGAAATTTTTATCCCGTTTTGGCTTAGAAGATCTAAAATTTTAGTTATCTTTGAAGCCGAGCTTTGGCTTATGCTTGTATTTTGGGCTAAATTTAAAGGCTCAAGAGTGATTTTGATAAATGCTAGAATTTCGGATAGAAGCTATAAGAGATACTTGAAATTTGGCTTTTTTTATAAAGAAATTTTTAAATTTATCGACAAAGTTTATGCACAAAGCGAGCTTGATAAAAAGAGGCTAATCAGCCTTGGTGCAAGAGATATTGTAGTGAATGGCAATATCAAATCAGCTTTTTTGCCGGCTGTTAGTAAAAATTATGCCAAACCAAACGAGCGCATGATAGTGCTTGCAAGTACGCACAAAGGCGAAGAAGAGCTACTGCTAAATCATATAAATTTAAGCGAAAATGACAAGCTTATATTGGCGCCTCGACATCCTGAGAGGTTTGATGAGGCCGGCGAAATTTTGGCTAAATTTGCTAGTAAGCACGGCTTTAGTTTTGAGAGATTTTCAAAAGCTAAAAATTTCAGTGCCAAATGCGTGCTAGTTGATACTATGGGCGAGCTTGTAAATATATATGCGATATCAGATATCGTGATACTTGGGGGTAGTTTCGTGCCAAATGTTGGCGGACATAATCCCATCGAGGCGGCTCAGTTTGAAAATAGTATAATTACGGGCGAGTTTGTATTTAACCAAAAGGCTCTTTTTGAGCAAGTTGGCGATGTGGTATTTGCTAAGGCTAAAGATCTTGGCGAGATGCTTAAAAAAGAGCTAAAAAAGAGCAAGATCAAGTCGCTTGGCAGTGCAGATGAGATCATAAAAGATATTAAGGATAGTTGTGAAAGAGGAAAAAGCGTATAA
- a CDS encoding KH domain-containing protein encodes MVEDFLREYAKLIADFPDKVKVERVELGENFAEVIVYADKVDTGKLIGKDGRMINAIKTVIIGCKAKDATSYRVTVKPLEE; translated from the coding sequence ATGGTTGAAGATTTTTTACGCGAATACGCGAAGCTTATAGCGGATTTTCCCGATAAAGTAAAAGTCGAAAGAGTTGAGCTTGGAGAAAATTTTGCCGAAGTAATAGTCTATGCCGATAAAGTCGATACCGGCAAGCTTATAGGCAAAGACGGCAGAATGATAAACGCTATAAAAACTGTAATAATAGGTTGCAAGGCAAAAGATGCGACCTCATATAGGGTTACGGTAAAGCCGCTTGAAGAGTGA
- a CDS encoding aspartate ammonia-lyase encodes MGFRKEHDFIGELEISNDVYYGVQTFRALENFHMSGRKLSDYPYFIKAFAQIKKAAALANKEVGVLDGAKADAIAKACDRLIAGEFQDQFVVDMIQGGAGTSTNMNSNEVITNIALESMGHKKGEYQYLHPNDHTNLGQSTNDTYPSSIKVAAYAKLTDLLKAMEILKTELEVKAKDFKDIIKMGRTELEDAVPTTLGNTFNAFASYIKSDIEKITAARESMTYLNMGATAIGTGINCHPDYKASVHKILSQITGVNFKPADDFIAATQDTADFVHVSGALKTAAVRLSKIANDLRLMNSGPRCGLGEINLPQMQPGSSIMPGKVNPVIAEVVGEACYEVIGNDVTIMLCSERGEFELNAFEPGIAYALFNSIFILENAMKTLAEKAIRKLTANPEACLKSVLGSVGIVTAFNPYIGYEKSANIAKEALQTGRAVGDICLERGYLSKEEIDKILEPKNMLNPHMGK; translated from the coding sequence ATGGGTTTTAGAAAAGAACATGATTTTATAGGTGAGCTTGAGATCTCTAACGACGTTTATTATGGTGTTCAAACTTTCAGAGCACTCGAGAACTTTCATATGAGCGGAAGAAAACTTAGTGACTATCCTTATTTTATAAAAGCTTTCGCTCAAATTAAAAAAGCTGCTGCGCTAGCAAATAAAGAAGTTGGCGTACTTGATGGCGCTAAAGCCGACGCTATAGCAAAAGCTTGCGATAGATTGATTGCAGGAGAATTCCAAGATCAATTCGTTGTTGATATGATTCAAGGTGGCGCCGGAACTTCTACAAATATGAATTCAAACGAAGTTATTACAAATATTGCACTTGAAAGCATGGGACATAAAAAAGGCGAATATCAATATCTTCATCCAAATGACCACACAAACTTAGGTCAAAGTACAAACGACACATACCCAAGCTCTATCAAAGTAGCCGCTTATGCAAAACTAACAGATCTTTTAAAGGCTATGGAGATTCTTAAAACAGAACTTGAAGTAAAAGCAAAAGATTTTAAAGATATTATAAAAATGGGTAGAACTGAGCTTGAGGATGCTGTTCCTACAACTCTTGGAAATACATTTAATGCATTTGCAAGCTATATTAAAAGTGATATAGAAAAAATTACAGCTGCTCGTGAGTCAATGACATACCTAAATATGGGCGCTACTGCTATCGGAACAGGTATTAACTGCCATCCGGACTATAAAGCCTCTGTTCATAAAATTCTAAGCCAAATTACAGGTGTAAACTTTAAACCAGCGGACGACTTCATAGCTGCTACTCAAGATACTGCGGATTTCGTTCATGTAAGTGGCGCATTAAAAACAGCTGCCGTTAGACTTAGCAAAATAGCAAATGACCTTCGTTTAATGAACTCTGGCCCAAGATGCGGTTTGGGTGAAATTAATCTACCTCAAATGCAACCAGGAAGCTCAATTATGCCTGGTAAAGTAAACCCTGTTATAGCTGAAGTTGTAGGAGAGGCTTGCTATGAAGTAATCGGCAACGATGTTACTATAATGCTTTGCTCAGAAAGAGGAGAATTTGAGCTAAATGCGTTTGAACCAGGAATCGCTTATGCGCTATTTAACTCTATATTTATCCTAGAAAATGCTATGAAAACTCTAGCTGAAAAAGCTATTAGAAAACTAACCGCAAACCCTGAGGCTTGCTTAAAATCAGTTCTTGGATCTGTTGGTATAGTTACAGCATTTAACCCTTATATCGGATATGAGAAATCTGCAAACATTGCCAAAGAGGCACTTCAAACAGGTAGAGCAGTTGGAGATATCTGCCTAGAGAGAGGCTATCTAAGCAAAGAAGAAATTGATAAAATTTTAGAGCCTAAAAATATGCTAAACCCTCATATGGGTAAATAA
- a CDS encoding Nif3-like dinuclear metal center hexameric protein, with translation MKIAEIYKFLNELSPFENQESWDNSGLIIGSPDDEVSQIYLSLDIDFELLNEVKPNSLIITHHPLIFKGLKSINSSLYPSSLITQMIKKDISLISLHTNYDLSHLNEYVASEVLGFKEYEKDEFLLYMDVDFSFEELCDFIKDKFNLQTLRVAKTTNEKRIRRLALCTGSGGDLISKVKADAFLSGDFKYHQALEAKINGLNLIDIGHFETERYFGASLAKYLQNFAIVTIISNSKNPFTYC, from the coding sequence ATGAAAATAGCTGAAATTTATAAATTTCTAAACGAACTAAGCCCGTTTGAAAATCAAGAAAGCTGGGATAATAGTGGGCTTATAATCGGCTCACCTGATGATGAAGTGAGTCAAATTTATCTAAGCCTTGATATTGATTTTGAGCTTTTGAACGAAGTTAAGCCAAATTCGCTTATCATCACGCATCATCCGCTCATATTTAAAGGACTAAAAAGCATAAATTCAAGCCTTTATCCAAGCTCGCTCATAACTCAGATGATAAAAAAGGATATTTCCTTAATCAGCCTTCACACAAACTACGACTTAAGCCACTTAAACGAGTATGTGGCAAGCGAAGTTTTGGGCTTTAAAGAGTATGAGAAAGATGAATTTTTGCTATACATGGATGTGGATTTTAGCTTTGAAGAGCTTTGTGATTTTATAAAAGATAAATTTAACCTGCAAACTCTAAGAGTTGCAAAAACCACAAATGAAAAGAGAATTCGCCGTCTTGCACTCTGCACGGGAAGCGGCGGAGATCTGATATCAAAAGTTAAAGCCGATGCGTTTTTGAGCGGGGATTTTAAATACCACCAAGCGCTTGAGGCTAAGATAAACGGGCTAAATTTGATAGACATCGGACATTTTGAGACTGAGCGCTATTTTGGGGCATCTTTGGCGAAATATTTGCAAAATTTCGCAATTGTCACTATAATATCTAATTCAAAAAACCCATTTACATACTGCTAA
- the rimM gene encoding ribosome maturation factor RimM (Essential for efficient processing of 16S rRNA): MKSDLVEVGILGKSVGLKGFVKLHDKSDFPKQFKKDAKFIDKDGNELVVKSFNSTNSSILFYDFEDVDLAKTLTNRTIYTTKELTRQTCKLKKDEFFYFDILGCKICENEQILGVVEDIEDASANHLFYIKTDEELVQKGLANNFYIPYINAYIEKIDIENKIIYTKNALLILENS; the protein is encoded by the coding sequence TTGAAGAGTGATCTGGTAGAAGTCGGCATACTTGGCAAGAGTGTCGGCTTAAAGGGCTTTGTCAAGCTTCATGACAAAAGTGACTTTCCTAAACAATTTAAAAAAGACGCAAAATTTATAGATAAAGACGGTAATGAGCTAGTTGTAAAAAGCTTTAATAGCACAAATAGCTCTATCCTTTTTTATGATTTTGAAGATGTTGATCTGGCTAAAACTCTCACAAATCGCACGATATACACAACCAAGGAACTTACTAGGCAAACCTGCAAGCTAAAAAAAGATGAGTTCTTTTACTTTGATATTTTAGGTTGTAAAATTTGTGAAAACGAGCAAATTTTAGGAGTGGTCGAAGATATAGAAGATGCGAGCGCAAATCATCTTTTTTATATAAAAACAGATGAAGAGCTTGTGCAAAAAGGACTTGCTAATAATTTTTACATCCCTTATATAAACGCCTACATAGAAAAAATAGATATAGAAAATAAGATAATTTACACCAAAAATGCTCTTTTAATCTTAGAAAATTCATGA
- a CDS encoding DUF3972 domain-containing protein translates to MQTYLSVDEFCKLVHLEREVIEGMIKRGVLNTKEENGKIYIEANEGTMSVVPSVSANLSITSKPSEGFSFVEKTIGTILNLHEKVLDAKDETLDALRNENKFLKEALFSMQELYDEDRKTIDTLNEQLKKANEEIEFLKRKYKLMWNKAVENFKDS, encoded by the coding sequence ATGCAGACTTATTTAAGCGTTGATGAATTTTGCAAGCTCGTGCACTTAGAGCGTGAAGTCATCGAAGGGATGATAAAGCGTGGAGTGCTAAACACAAAAGAGGAAAACGGCAAAATTTACATCGAAGCAAATGAAGGCACGATGAGCGTGGTGCCAAGCGTAAGCGCAAATTTAAGCATAACAAGCAAGCCAAGCGAGGGGTTTAGCTTCGTTGAAAAGACGATAGGAACTATCTTAAATTTGCACGAAAAGGTGCTTGACGCTAAAGACGAAACGCTTGACGCTCTAAGAAACGAGAATAAATTTTTAAAAGAGGCGCTTTTTTCTATGCAAGAGCTTTACGATGAGGATAGAAAGACGATAGATACGCTTAACGAGCAGCTTAAAAAGGCTAACGAAGAGATAGAGTTTTTAAAGCGTAAATATAAGCTCATGTGGAACAAAGCTGTAGAAAATTTTAAGGATAGTTAG
- a CDS encoding zinc ribbon domain-containing protein produces the protein MNKYLEQLVDLAQIDKEIDGFGPRLEKVERVLRATKDEQAGITEQISNIDEAVSELKSQKSQTNAHIAEFSAKIKDVSKKSSAAKTEKEIKALQLEDELAREQLEAANEEIERLEKIIASKNDLKAELEAKGAEVAANLEKIEADIAQEVGAIEKERAEIYAKKDKLIGEMNQKILTFYEKIRKWAHNTAVVPVKKQACYGCFMQINDKTYSAVIKGEDVVTCPHCGRILYKETAE, from the coding sequence ATGAATAAGTATTTAGAGCAACTTGTCGATCTTGCTCAAATCGACAAAGAGATTGATGGATTTGGACCTAGGCTTGAGAAAGTCGAGCGTGTTTTAAGAGCGACAAAGGACGAGCAAGCAGGCATCACGGAGCAAATTTCAAACATTGATGAAGCGGTTAGCGAGCTAAAGTCTCAAAAATCACAAACAAACGCTCATATCGCGGAGTTTTCAGCTAAGATCAAAGATGTATCAAAGAAAAGCTCAGCAGCAAAAACTGAAAAAGAGATCAAGGCTCTTCAGCTTGAAGATGAGCTTGCCAGAGAGCAGCTTGAGGCGGCAAACGAAGAGATAGAAAGACTTGAAAAGATAATTGCAAGTAAAAACGATCTAAAAGCTGAGCTTGAAGCAAAAGGTGCGGAAGTTGCTGCAAATTTAGAAAAGATAGAAGCTGACATCGCTCAAGAAGTGGGCGCTATAGAGAAAGAAAGAGCTGAAATTTATGCGAAAAAAGATAAATTAATCGGCGAGATGAATCAAAAAATTCTTACGTTCTATGAGAAAATTCGCAAATGGGCGCACAATACTGCGGTAGTGCCTGTAAAAAAACAAGCTTGCTATGGCTGTTTCATGCAGATAAATGATAAAACTTATTCTGCTGTTATAAAGGGTGAAGATGTAGTTACTTGCCCACACTGTGGAAGAATTTTATACAAAGAGACGGCTGAATAG
- the rplS gene encoding 50S ribosomal protein L19, translating to MRNKYIEAFENAQIASKSVPEFRAGDTLRVAIRIKEGDKTRVQNFEGVCIARRGSGTGETFMIRKIGANSVGVERIFPIYSDSLESITVLRRGRVRRAKLFYLRDRRGKSARIRELKK from the coding sequence ATGAGAAATAAGTATATTGAAGCATTTGAAAATGCTCAAATCGCAAGCAAGTCTGTGCCTGAATTTCGTGCCGGCGACACACTTCGTGTAGCTATTCGTATTAAAGAGGGCGATAAAACCAGAGTTCAAAACTTTGAAGGTGTCTGTATAGCTAGACGCGGAAGCGGAACCGGTGAAACATTTATGATTAGAAAAATCGGCGCAAACAGCGTTGGCGTTGAGAGAATTTTCCCGATCTATAGTGACAGTCTTGAAAGTATAACTGTGTTAAGACGCGGTCGCGTAAGACGTGCGAAACTATTCTACCTTCGCGATAGACGCGGTAAATCTGCACGTATTAGAGAGCTTAAAAAGTAA
- a CDS encoding RluA family pseudouridine synthase translates to MKEEKAYKLLALQEGISNNEAKELIDSGLVSARGQKIVVARAMMSVTTKFSVQSMPKPSVIFEDENLIAINKPAFLTSEKVSQIYKFPLLHRLDKETSGVLLLVKNEEFQKKAIEEFKHHRVKKEYIAMVKGILSEDVRVDEPIITLKNKGGAYSKISKDGKEAVSIISPIMVAGKKSLVKVEIPTGRTHQIRVHLNHIGFGIVGDEKYAKNRSKRMYLHAYKIEILGYKFRANLGSDFNDFGFEIGKNFEV, encoded by the coding sequence GTGAAAGAGGAAAAAGCGTATAAACTGCTTGCTTTGCAAGAGGGAATTTCAAACAATGAGGCAAAAGAGCTCATAGATAGCGGACTGGTAAGTGCTAGAGGGCAAAAAATTGTAGTTGCAAGAGCGATGATGAGTGTGACTACCAAATTTAGCGTGCAAAGTATGCCAAAGCCTAGCGTGATATTTGAGGATGAAAATTTAATCGCTATAAATAAGCCCGCTTTTTTAACATCCGAAAAAGTAAGTCAAATCTATAAATTTCCGCTTTTACACCGCCTTGATAAGGAGACTAGCGGAGTGCTTTTGCTTGTTAAAAATGAGGAATTTCAAAAAAAGGCTATCGAGGAATTTAAGCATCACCGCGTAAAAAAAGAGTATATCGCGATGGTAAAAGGAATTTTGAGTGAAGATGTAAGGGTTGATGAGCCCATCATCACGCTTAAAAACAAAGGCGGAGCGTATTCAAAAATTTCAAAAGATGGAAAAGAAGCCGTCTCTATAATCTCGCCTATTATGGTTGCAGGCAAAAAAAGCTTGGTAAAAGTTGAAATCCCAACAGGCAGAACGCATCAGATAAGAGTGCATCTAAATCATATCGGATTTGGTATAGTCGGCGATGAAAAATATGCCAAAAATAGATCAAAACGAATGTATCTGCATGCGTATAAGATAGAAATTTTAGGATATAAATTTAGAGCGAATTTGGGAAGTGATTTTAATGATTTTGGCTTTGAGATAGGCAAGAATTTTGAAGTTTAA
- the glyQ gene encoding glycine--tRNA ligase subunit alpha: protein MTFSQIILTLQNYWQELGCVILQPYDMPAGAGTYHQATFLRSLGKKPWATAYVAPSRRPTDGRYGENPNRLGAYYQFQVLIKPSPENIQELYLKSLEKLGFDLKKHDIRFVEDNWESPTLGAWGLGWEVWLDGMEVTQFTYFQQVGGITCDLVSAEITYGLERLAMYLQDVDSVYDIVWDNSGGNVVTYADVHKQGEYEWSKYNFEVADTKMLFNQFENAFNECKNCLEAKISLPAYDYCMLAAHTFNVLDARGAISVTQRQDYILKIRELAKECALTYKASIDEQEANL from the coding sequence ATGACATTTTCACAAATAATTTTAACACTGCAAAACTACTGGCAAGAGCTTGGCTGCGTGATACTTCAGCCATACGATATGCCCGCAGGTGCAGGAACATACCATCAAGCGACATTTTTAAGAAGCCTTGGCAAAAAGCCTTGGGCTACGGCTTATGTGGCGCCATCTCGCCGCCCGACCGACGGCAGATACGGAGAAAATCCAAACCGCTTGGGAGCGTATTATCAATTTCAAGTTTTAATCAAACCAAGCCCTGAAAATATCCAAGAGCTTTATCTAAAAAGCCTTGAAAAACTTGGTTTTGATCTTAAAAAGCATGATATTCGCTTCGTAGAAGACAACTGGGAGAGCCCGACTCTTGGCGCATGGGGACTTGGCTGGGAAGTTTGGCTTGACGGTATGGAGGTAACGCAGTTTACTTATTTTCAGCAGGTTGGCGGCATCACTTGCGATCTGGTAAGTGCCGAGATAACATACGGACTTGAGCGCCTTGCGATGTATCTGCAAGATGTTGATAGCGTCTATGATATCGTTTGGGACAATAGTGGCGGCAATGTAGTAACTTACGCCGATGTACACAAACAAGGCGAATATGAGTGGAGCAAGTATAACTTCGAGGTTGCCGATACAAAGATGCTTTTTAACCAGTTTGAAAACGCATTTAACGAGTGTAAAAACTGCTTGGAGGCTAAAATTTCGCTTCCTGCTTATGATTATTGTATGCTTGCGGCTCATACTTTTAACGTGCTTGACGCGCGTGGAGCAATTTCTGTAACTCAAAGACAAGACTATATACTTAAAATTCGCGAACTAGCCAAAGAGTGCGCGCTAACTTATAAGGCTAGTATAGATGAGCAAGAGGCGAATTTATAG
- the rpsP gene encoding 30S ribosomal protein S16: protein MATVVRLTRMGRKKRPFYRIVVTDSRKRRDGGWIESIGYYNPMVEPEVVKFDAERLAYWKGVGAQLSDRVAKITSK, encoded by the coding sequence ATGGCAACAGTAGTAAGACTAACAAGAATGGGACGCAAAAAAAGACCATTTTATCGTATAGTTGTAACAGACAGCAGAAAAAGAAGAGACGGTGGCTGGATAGAGTCAATAGGATATTATAACCCAATGGTTGAGCCTGAAGTTGTGAAATTTGATGCTGAGCGCCTTGCTTACTGGAAGGGTGTTGGTGCACAACTTAGCGATAGAGTTGCAAAAATAACTAGTAAATAA